A stretch of Longimicrobium sp. DNA encodes these proteins:
- a CDS encoding HEPN domain-containing protein — MLDELEAAHAVVGGARRARAFARQQINQAYVVLLASQFQRFCRDLYNESADHLTNQPAHGPLNLILRNLLTTGNKLDRGNANVGNIGSDFEKLGVEFWDTVRNRARTNPDRQRKLDEMNNWRNAVAHQDFTRVGDGKKETVTITQVRAWRSACNALAVEFDEVMRVYLQSVFGVRPW; from the coding sequence GTGCTGGACGAGCTCGAAGCCGCGCACGCGGTGGTGGGCGGCGCCCGGCGTGCGCGCGCCTTCGCCCGCCAGCAGATCAACCAGGCGTACGTGGTGCTGCTTGCCTCGCAGTTCCAGCGCTTCTGCCGGGACTTGTACAATGAATCAGCGGACCATCTCACGAATCAACCTGCGCACGGTCCTTTGAACCTGATCCTGCGGAATCTGCTAACAACCGGAAACAAGCTCGACCGGGGGAATGCCAACGTCGGGAACATCGGTTCCGATTTCGAGAAGCTCGGCGTAGAGTTCTGGGACACCGTTCGGAACCGTGCACGCACGAACCCGGATAGACAGCGAAAACTCGACGAGATGAACAACTGGCGCAATGCCGTTGCCCACCAGGATTTCACTCGGGTGGGCGATGGCAAGAAAGAGACGGTGACGATCACTCAGGTGCGCGCGTGGCGGAGCGCCTGTAATGCGCTGGCAGTGGAATTCGACGAGGTCATGCGTGTATATTTGCAATCGGTCTTCGGGGTGCGTCCCTGGTAG
- a CDS encoding BON domain-containing protein has protein sequence MPRKSRDHNDNDLGEALVFALGAAGGLALGLFLSKTMPAAPEPVRQAGARIRDRARGIAQSYGPARLRRPAREELRLSALEDAVIDAFLGDEVLAERGVDVGCISRGIIELSGSVRTMDEAERAVRLARAVEGVETVVNRMDVDDDARRTRRGAEPTAWEGHMAGEWTGRNIGMGQRRQGEQTDPGADDSRHLREVALEQSDRAQYEDEDLAHSQPRVGSRPGPGDGNPTHYAEDELDHQDPYGKHAIPTPEQPQAMHSQARVGEGLSPGLELEIEQSDVPVKPHSADWQGARRRDADEEG, from the coding sequence ATGCCGCGTAAGTCTCGTGATCACAACGACAACGATCTGGGCGAAGCGCTCGTCTTCGCACTCGGCGCGGCCGGCGGGCTGGCGCTGGGGCTGTTCCTGTCGAAGACGATGCCTGCCGCGCCCGAGCCGGTGCGGCAGGCCGGCGCGCGCATCCGCGACCGCGCGCGCGGCATCGCGCAGAGCTACGGCCCCGCCCGCCTGCGCCGCCCCGCGCGCGAGGAGCTGCGCCTGTCCGCGCTGGAAGACGCGGTGATCGACGCCTTCCTGGGCGACGAGGTGCTGGCGGAGCGCGGCGTGGACGTGGGGTGCATCAGCCGCGGGATCATCGAGCTTTCCGGCAGCGTGCGCACGATGGACGAGGCGGAGCGCGCGGTGCGGCTGGCCCGCGCGGTCGAGGGCGTGGAGACGGTGGTGAACCGCATGGACGTGGACGACGACGCCCGCCGCACCCGGCGCGGCGCCGAGCCCACCGCATGGGAGGGGCACATGGCGGGAGAGTGGACGGGACGGAACATCGGGATGGGGCAGCGGCGCCAGGGCGAGCAGACCGACCCCGGCGCCGACGACTCGCGGCACCTGCGCGAGGTGGCGCTGGAGCAGAGCGACCGCGCGCAGTACGAGGACGAGGACCTGGCGCACTCGCAGCCGCGGGTGGGCTCGCGCCCCGGCCCCGGCGACGGCAACCCCACGCACTACGCCGAGGACGAGCTGGACCACCAGGACCCGTACGGCAAGCACGCCATTCCCACTCCCGAGCAGCCGCAGGCCATGCACAGCCAGGCGCGCGTGGGCGAGGGGCTGTCGCCCGGGCTGGAGCTGGAGATCGAGCAGTCCGACGTCCCCGTCAAGCCGCACTCGGCGGACTGGCAGGGCGCCCGCCGCCGCGACGCGGACGAAGAGGGCTGA
- a CDS encoding endonuclease MutS2, giving the protein MNPHALNVLEYRDALDLVARNASSELGADAVRALEPSADLGWIAPELERVDQMRAFLGGDSGWSIPPIPDAREAVRRLRIEGAVLEAGQLRDLRVLLASSRTTRRALLAGGGAERFPLLALMAGGLLDVEKEEAQIARAIDEAGAVRDDASPALARLRRDIRTVRGRLVERLAAYMAGLPEHYRVADASVTVRDGRYVIPVRREGRGEVGGIVHDESATGATLFVEPPLAIEAMNRLRELEAEEAREVLRILRELTDRLRPLQPELAASLAALVELDSLFARARYALRVDGRRPAMLAAGTEHYTVVNGRHPILLARTRDVVPFDLMMDGRERTLLISGPNTGGKTVLLKAIGLISLLAQSGVVPPVGDGTKLPVFREVFADIGDEQSIEASLSTFSAHLKNLREALEGAGFESLVLTDEAGSGTDPVEGGALAAAVLTELTRRSCFTVATTHLGQLKLLATQEPGIVNASLQFDAERLVPTYRLVKGVPGRSYGLAIARRLGLPQGVLETAEATLPQGERDVARLLLELEAKEQRLDTATAQLERERARTEALQARLEEREVELKQREKDAERRARQQARDLLLKAREEVEAAIAEVRGAADQAALDEAARAARRRVEEAAKRQKEKAPAERRQRAGTPSAGRARAPAAELEPGLRVRIESLGRTGTVVELRDGKAMVEAGAMRLLLPREDLTPLPPGDQEPEKRRSSAGYFVHSVEARPEVDLRGMRVDEVETTLGRAIDDAILAGLPSFRIIHGKGTGALRAHVRDLLKADHRISSSRPGELFEGGTGVTVVEFA; this is encoded by the coding sequence ATGAATCCCCACGCCCTGAACGTCCTGGAGTACCGCGACGCGCTGGACCTGGTCGCGCGCAACGCCTCGTCCGAGCTGGGCGCGGACGCGGTGCGCGCGCTGGAGCCGTCGGCCGACCTGGGGTGGATCGCGCCCGAGTTGGAGCGCGTGGACCAGATGCGCGCGTTCCTGGGCGGCGACAGCGGCTGGTCCATCCCCCCCATCCCCGACGCGCGCGAGGCGGTGCGGCGGCTGCGCATCGAGGGCGCGGTGCTCGAGGCCGGGCAGCTGCGCGACCTGCGCGTGCTGCTGGCGTCCAGCCGCACCACCCGCCGCGCGCTGCTGGCCGGCGGCGGCGCCGAGCGCTTCCCGCTGCTGGCGCTGATGGCCGGCGGGCTGCTCGACGTGGAGAAGGAGGAGGCGCAGATCGCCCGCGCCATCGACGAGGCGGGCGCCGTGCGCGACGACGCCTCGCCCGCGCTGGCACGGCTCCGGCGCGACATCCGCACTGTGCGCGGGCGGCTGGTGGAGCGGCTGGCGGCGTACATGGCCGGGCTCCCCGAGCACTACCGCGTGGCCGACGCCTCGGTGACGGTGCGCGACGGGCGCTACGTCATCCCCGTGCGCCGCGAGGGGCGCGGCGAGGTGGGCGGGATCGTGCACGACGAGAGCGCCACCGGGGCCACGCTCTTCGTCGAGCCGCCGCTGGCCATCGAGGCCATGAACCGGCTGCGCGAGCTGGAGGCCGAGGAGGCGCGCGAGGTGCTGCGCATCCTGCGCGAGCTGACCGACCGCCTGCGCCCGCTGCAGCCCGAGCTGGCCGCCTCGCTCGCCGCGCTGGTGGAGCTCGACTCGCTCTTCGCGCGCGCCCGCTACGCGCTGCGCGTGGACGGCCGCCGCCCGGCCATGCTGGCGGCGGGGACCGAGCACTACACGGTGGTGAACGGCCGCCACCCGATCCTGCTGGCGCGGACGCGCGACGTGGTGCCGTTCGACCTGATGATGGACGGGCGCGAGCGCACGCTGCTGATCTCGGGCCCCAACACCGGCGGCAAGACGGTGCTGCTGAAGGCCATCGGGCTGATCTCGCTGCTGGCGCAGAGCGGCGTGGTCCCGCCGGTGGGCGACGGCACGAAGCTCCCCGTCTTCCGCGAGGTGTTCGCCGACATCGGTGACGAGCAGAGCATCGAGGCGTCGCTCAGCACCTTCAGCGCGCACCTCAAGAACCTGCGCGAGGCGCTGGAGGGGGCGGGGTTCGAGAGCCTGGTGCTGACCGACGAGGCCGGGAGCGGCACCGATCCCGTGGAGGGCGGCGCGCTGGCGGCCGCGGTGCTCACCGAGCTCACGCGCCGCTCCTGCTTCACCGTGGCTACGACGCACCTGGGCCAGTTGAAGCTGCTGGCGACGCAGGAGCCGGGGATCGTGAACGCGTCGCTGCAGTTCGACGCCGAGCGGCTGGTGCCCACCTACCGGCTGGTGAAGGGCGTCCCCGGGCGCTCGTACGGGCTGGCCATCGCCCGCCGGCTGGGGCTGCCGCAGGGGGTGCTGGAGACGGCCGAGGCCACGCTCCCGCAGGGCGAGCGCGACGTCGCGCGGCTGCTGCTGGAGCTGGAGGCCAAGGAGCAGCGGCTGGACACGGCGACGGCGCAGCTCGAGCGCGAGCGGGCGCGCACCGAGGCGCTGCAGGCCAGGCTCGAGGAGCGCGAGGTCGAGCTGAAGCAGCGCGAGAAGGACGCGGAGCGGCGCGCCCGGCAGCAGGCGCGCGACCTGTTGCTGAAGGCGCGCGAGGAGGTGGAGGCCGCCATCGCCGAGGTGCGCGGCGCCGCCGACCAGGCCGCGCTCGACGAGGCCGCCCGCGCCGCCCGCCGCCGCGTGGAGGAGGCGGCCAAGCGGCAGAAGGAGAAGGCCCCCGCCGAGCGCCGCCAGCGCGCGGGCACACCGTCGGCGGGACGGGCACGTGCGCCGGCGGCGGAGCTGGAGCCGGGCCTCCGGGTGCGCATCGAGTCGCTGGGGCGCACGGGCACGGTGGTGGAGCTGCGCGACGGGAAGGCGATGGTGGAGGCCGGGGCCATGCGCCTGCTCCTGCCGCGCGAGGACCTGACGCCGCTGCCGCCGGGCGACCAGGAGCCCGAGAAGCGGCGCTCGAGCGCGGGGTATTTCGTGCACAGCGTGGAGGCGCGGCCCGAGGTGGACCTGCGCGGGATGCGGGTGGACGAGGTGGAGACCACGCTGGGGCGCGCCATCGACGACGCGATCCTGGCGGGGCTCCCCAGCTTCCGCATCATCCACGGCAAGGGCACGGGCGCGCTGCGGGCCCACGTGCGCGACCTGCTGAAGGCCGACCACCGCATCTCGTCCTCGCGCCCGGGCGAGCTGTTCGAGGGTGGGACGGGGGTGACGGTGGTGGAGTTCGCGTAG
- a CDS encoding metal-dependent transcriptional regulator, with protein MYSPVVEDYLKAVWMLQQQESPVSTSRIAERLGLTAAAVTAMIKRLDEQGLLRHEPYYGVRLTAPGELEALRIIRRHRVLELFLAEKLGYEWDRVHDEAERLEHAASDELIERLARLLGQPERDPHGNAIPTAAGEMDTGRYPSLGELEPGERRRVLEVEIEEPEQLRYLGSLDLRPGAEVKVTERGPFDGPVSLEVNGNPQVISHALAQRIRVRPEEAAGAS; from the coding sequence ATGTACTCGCCGGTCGTCGAGGACTACCTGAAGGCCGTCTGGATGCTGCAGCAGCAGGAGTCGCCCGTGTCCACCTCGCGGATCGCGGAGCGGCTGGGGCTGACGGCGGCGGCCGTGACGGCCATGATCAAGCGCCTCGACGAGCAGGGGCTGCTTCGCCACGAGCCCTACTACGGCGTGCGCCTGACCGCGCCCGGCGAGCTCGAGGCGCTGCGCATCATCCGGCGGCACCGCGTGCTGGAGCTGTTCCTGGCCGAGAAGCTGGGCTACGAGTGGGACCGCGTGCACGACGAGGCCGAGCGCCTGGAGCACGCCGCCAGCGACGAGCTGATCGAGCGCCTGGCCCGCCTCCTCGGCCAGCCCGAGCGCGACCCGCACGGCAACGCCATCCCCACCGCCGCGGGCGAGATGGACACCGGCCGCTACCCCTCGCTCGGCGAGCTGGAGCCCGGCGAGCGCCGCCGCGTGCTGGAGGTGGAGATCGAGGAGCCGGAGCAGCTCCGCTACCTCGGCTCGCTCGACCTGCGCCCCGGCGCCGAGGTGAAGGTGACGGAGCGCGGGCCCTTCGACGGCCCGGTGTCGCTGGAGGTGAACGGGAACCCGCAGGTGATCTCGCACGCGCTTGCCCAGCGCATCCGCGTGCGCCCCGAAGAGGCGGCGGGCGCGAGCTGA
- a CDS encoding GatB/YqeY domain-containing protein, with protein MAGTLKDTIRDDLNAARRERDKLRTTLLTTFLSEIRNKEIDVGHELGDAEVQGVATTAIKRRREAAEQFRAAGRVELTEKEEQEAALLQAYLPPQLGEDEVRAMVRDAIAAGAKDIGGVMKAVSPKTKGQFDGKELNRIAREELAAG; from the coding sequence ATGGCGGGCACGCTGAAGGACACCATCCGCGACGACCTGAACGCCGCGCGGCGCGAGCGCGACAAGCTGCGCACCACGCTGCTCACCACCTTCCTGTCCGAGATCCGCAACAAGGAGATCGATGTCGGCCACGAGCTGGGCGACGCGGAGGTGCAGGGCGTGGCCACCACCGCCATCAAGCGCCGCCGCGAGGCCGCCGAGCAGTTCCGCGCCGCCGGCCGCGTCGAGCTGACGGAGAAGGAGGAGCAGGAAGCCGCGCTCCTGCAGGCCTACCTCCCGCCGCAGCTCGGCGAGGACGAGGTGCGCGCCATGGTCCGCGACGCCATCGCCGCCGGCGCGAAGGACATCGGCGGCGTGATGAAGGCCGTCAGCCCGAAGACGAAGGGCCAGTTCGACGGCAAGGAGCTGAACCGCATCGCCCGCGAGGAGCTCGCCGCCGGCTGA
- a CDS encoding ATP-binding protein, producing the protein MTDYPDVVRDPARLAALAETGLSDSPPEEVFDRLTRLAARLLGAPAAFFALADDRRQYFKSSVGLPPPAHVTGEVPLPGSVCEYVVRSGLPLVVGDTAADPLLRDNPSIVRFGIRAYAGYPVATGDGHVLGSFCVADDRPRDWGADELQSLADLAAIAGAEAERRRAEAERARFDRGLSEAEGWYRALVEQSIMAIYCYQDGRFLYVNPKTAELFGRDPEYMLQPGILAEIIHPDDQPRVAENIRRRLAGEILSVRYTLRGVRPDGEIVWLDIHGTRTEVGGRPALIGVGYDITDRVRAERERETAMRARDRFYAMASHELRTPVSTVMLYNDLLMGGMYDALTAPQREAVERAQSSARHLLDLINDLLDLSKLEAGRLDTRREEVEVAELVESVAAELTPLAAEYGSRLDLELRARPAPVIGDGLRIRQILMNLLSNAIKFGQGRPIEVRCGADGGGVAVEVTDHGTGIAPDDLPRIWEDFVQLGNGDGSSPGTGLGLPIARRLAELLGGSIEVTSAPGAGSTFRFCLPSAPTGDE; encoded by the coding sequence GTGACCGACTACCCCGACGTCGTCCGCGACCCCGCGCGCCTGGCCGCGCTGGCCGAAACCGGCCTGTCCGACTCGCCCCCCGAGGAGGTGTTCGACCGCCTCACGCGCCTGGCCGCGCGGCTCCTGGGCGCGCCGGCGGCCTTCTTCGCGCTGGCCGACGACCGCCGGCAGTACTTCAAGAGCTCGGTCGGGCTCCCCCCGCCCGCCCACGTCACCGGCGAGGTGCCGCTCCCCGGCTCGGTGTGCGAGTACGTGGTGCGCAGCGGCCTTCCGCTGGTGGTGGGCGACACCGCCGCCGACCCCCTGCTGCGCGACAACCCGTCGATCGTGCGCTTCGGGATCCGCGCGTACGCGGGCTACCCCGTGGCCACCGGCGACGGCCACGTGCTGGGCAGCTTCTGCGTGGCCGACGACCGGCCGCGCGACTGGGGCGCCGACGAACTGCAGTCGCTGGCCGACCTGGCGGCCATCGCCGGCGCCGAGGCCGAGCGGCGGCGCGCCGAAGCCGAGCGCGCGCGCTTCGACCGGGGGCTGAGCGAGGCCGAGGGGTGGTACCGCGCGCTGGTGGAGCAGTCGATCATGGCCATCTACTGCTACCAGGACGGGCGCTTCCTGTACGTGAACCCCAAGACCGCCGAGCTCTTCGGGCGCGACCCCGAGTACATGCTGCAGCCGGGGATCCTGGCCGAGATCATCCACCCCGACGACCAGCCGCGCGTGGCCGAGAACATCCGGCGGCGGCTGGCGGGCGAGATCCTGTCGGTGCGCTACACCCTGCGCGGCGTGCGCCCCGACGGCGAGATCGTCTGGCTCGACATCCACGGCACCCGCACCGAGGTGGGCGGCCGGCCGGCGCTGATCGGCGTGGGCTACGACATCACCGACCGCGTGCGCGCCGAGCGCGAGCGCGAGACGGCCATGCGCGCCCGCGACCGCTTCTACGCCATGGCCAGCCACGAGCTGCGCACCCCCGTCAGCACGGTGATGCTGTACAACGACCTGCTGATGGGCGGGATGTACGACGCGCTGACCGCGCCGCAGCGCGAGGCGGTGGAGCGCGCGCAGTCGTCCGCGCGGCACCTGCTCGACCTGATCAACGACCTGCTCGACCTCTCGAAGCTCGAGGCGGGGCGGCTCGACACGCGGCGCGAGGAGGTGGAGGTGGCCGAGCTGGTGGAAAGCGTGGCCGCCGAGCTCACCCCGCTGGCCGCCGAGTACGGGAGCCGGCTCGACCTGGAGCTGCGCGCCCGCCCCGCGCCGGTGATCGGCGACGGGCTGCGCATCCGCCAGATCCTGATGAACCTGCTCTCCAACGCCATCAAGTTCGGCCAGGGGCGCCCCATCGAGGTGCGCTGCGGGGCCGACGGCGGCGGCGTGGCGGTGGAGGTGACCGACCACGGGACGGGGATCGCGCCCGACGACCTCCCGCGCATCTGGGAAGACTTCGTGCAGCTCGGCAACGGCGACGGCTCGTCCCCGGGCACGGGGCTGGGGCTGCCGATCGCGCGGCGGCTGGCGGAGCTGCTGGGCGGGTCCATCGAGGTCACGAGCGCCCCCGGCGCAGGGAGCACCTTCCGCTTCTGCCTCCCCAGCGCGCCGACCGGGGACGAGTAG